The genomic segment CCTTGGTGTCCGGAGTCAACTTTATATTTCAAACGACTTGTTGATAGATTATTAGACAACTGAGAACATGCTAGGCTAAATTCATGTAACGTGTTATAGGATAATTAGACCCTAGGTCTATCTTCCTTTTAGATGAAACATATCTTGACCTTATATCATTCTTCAAATATGCCCAGGGAAATGGGTAATTAACTTGTATGTATGATGCATATTGTCAATATCGTATTGGGATAAGAATATGTCAGTCTGTTTAGACCTCAGGActctatggggcgccgttttactatttattcccatttggtgatatcacctattcgaataggtgatatcacctattcgaatgagtgatatcacctattcgaataggtgatatcactcaagaactttttaaagtgatatcacctattcgaataggtgatatcacctattcgaatgagtgatatcacctattcggataagtgatatcacctattcgtttcataagtgatatcacccattcgaataggtgatatcaccaaatgggaataaatagtaaaacggcgccccataggaCTCAGGGCCTTTACCAAAGTCCAATGTCAAATGTGCCCTGGATCATTGCTTTGAattatgttcaaatgaatgaaatcTGACCACTTTCAGGGTCACCATCGTGGTCAAATGTGGTGAAGTCTTCTGGGATGGACAAAAGGCGTCTCGATATATGGGCCAGACATGCTGCAGTATAACGGCCAAATTATTGGTTGGATGTTTAATTTGAGGTCATGTTActatttctttgatattttcagCAAATATTTCAATTGGTGTCAAAGTCCAAATACACCAAATGCGAATGCGGTCGCCACTGTGAAAATTCCTCTCATTTCCTATTACACTGTAAAAACTATCGAACCCGTAGCAAAGTGCTTTAATCCCTAACTGGTACAACGAAATGTCAGTGGATCATTTTCTCTTTGGGGACGCAAAGCTTGATATTAACCATAATAAAATTCTTATTTGCAGGTCTGTACAAATGTTTTTATCAGGATCTAACAGATTTAACATTTAATATGAGTTTGTCCAATCAAATACCAAGGTTGCTAATTCTATTCTCTTCATTTTCTTGCTCAATTCTGttcttttccttttctttctttctctttctGACACTCTCCTATCCAATCTAAATCCCTCTTTCCAACACCAACTGTGCATTAGTAGCAGAAAAATGTTTGATCGTTTTTATATCTGTTAATTTGACGTCGTCTTAAATTTACTTTGGTTTCACTGATCTTGTCGACGAAGGAAGTTAAGGATACCAAAGAAGGATTACGAGTGAACATGGCGAACGATACTGAGCACATGATGTGGCGAACATTAAAAAGTAGGACTAATGTGTGTTAGAAAACCAGTCTACTTACGTCGACAAGACAAGATAAACCACATTTCTTCATCTTACAAAACTCTACACAACTTTACATTCTATTTTTTGTTGGTGTTATCTATTCCGCTTCTTTCTAACTTTTAATCCCCGTCTCcgttaaaatacaatattagTATAAATAATCTACAGCgtgacaaattatatatacaccctTGTTACTGAAAGGACGTAAGTTGTATAacttttgtccaatccatttgcttttatctgcaataaaattgattcaaacTGACAAAACGCCCATTAGATCAAATATGTATAGTTAAAAGGCCGACATCGTAGTCTGACTGTGGCCCTTTGTTTTTCTTCCAGGGAAATGTTAACATTCATTTCTAAAGCATTTGgctacaataaaaaaaaataacattcttAATAGAGGCACCAGGATAACAAAGACAAGCGGGTTTTTTGTTGTATGAGGCGCCACACATTAAATAAATCATCTGTTAGAGTGAAGCGAAGGGAAGTTTCCCGGACCTGGGAGTGgaattttgacaataaattcaAATTGTTCGAGACTAAAAgtacgtaaaaaaaaaaaaaacccaaaaaaacccaagagatcccagagggatctttgCGCCCACAATTGAATGATCCATATCGGtcatcagtcaaatgaaagactgatatTATCTCTTTTTCTTTATTCACTATTCCTCAACTTTATATAATAGGATATAACATGAGTAACCcacaattgtcaaaatccggCGGACAATGAATATAGCAAAATTGCAATCATTCGGGATCGTTTTCTAGAGAGCAAGTTGCACGAATTCATCGAAGCTTTCAAAGTTATATCTgacaggcgcggatccaggattttagAAAGgagggtccagtaatttagtgataatgcgagcgccgtagaTGCGAGCcgatttttcttcttcttcttttttttttgcgagGGGTGTGCTAAGGCCCCAGCGGGTCCATGGCTGCGCCCTGAAAGGGAAATGAATATAGCCGCAATCATTCGGGATCGTTTTCTAGAGAGTAAGTTGCACGAATTCATCGAAGCATTCAAAGTTATATCTGACGTGACTTTCATGTGCGAGAATAATATCGAAAGTTTGTAACTTGCTCGTGTAGAGAAAGTTATTGACTTTTCATTAATACACCATATCTAGAAAGTCAACATggactaaaacaaaaataaaagacttTTAAAACAGTTTTTCGCTAACGGATCAGAAATCAAATCGGAGGTCGCAGTGTGTTACGCGTGCGTGCGTGAACGTTCATAATATTAAGCTTCAACTTTCGGCCATATTATTttttgatttgattaaaacatgttttatttgcatcaatatatacaaaaggaTTGGGCAAAGGCTTTCAAACTGTATGAAGCCATTTcccaattatatatatgtttttaaatctATCCACAAATGACAATCATAACATGGGATCATCGCAAGCATACATTAGAGAAAATTAATTCCATTACTTTCTGTGAAATTAAGATATGAACAGCACCCATTTTCAATCTATTTCCTGTTTAGGCAGCCGCAGAGATATCCTCAAGAATTTTGAAGGCTATAAAAAATTGTCCTCCGACGAAAAAGGGGGTGGGGAGAgtcctgtcggccatgttgttatctgatcgatcccaaaatgcaatgcACAACAAGGTATCAAGATGAACTTACATGcgaaatttgggaaagatcccttttagtactttctgagaaatagcaataacatgAATTGTTtactgatgatggtgggctgaAAAGCTGATATTGGAGGGAGGAACACTGAGAAAACTtgattaatattgaaataatgtaTACTTAAACCTCATTATTTCTGTCcatttggtcagagacatatatatatatatgtctctgatttgGTGTGGAGGTAAAAACCCAATAATGAGAAAACAGTCCTAATTAAACATCATTTCATAGAAGAAAGCCTATTAATAAAATTGCCAAACACACATGtctatttcaattttcatttattcTACATCATCAAACAGCACTGTATTATTAATCATCACATAAATAGATCCATTCAGTTACACTTTTACTCCAAAACTATCCAGCTGCACAATAATGTAGTTCAAGATTAACAGCAGAGCTTTCAGCTTTCCTTCAAGTCATATTAATTCTCCATAAATATAACAATGTGTTCGCACACAAAAAATCATTTGTATGTGAAGAGATATATCTCTTAatctatattttacaaattGGTAACATAATATGTAAAGTTGTTTGAAACAGGCCTTAATCCACAGCTGTTGTAACGATATTCGAATGATCATTAAAAATACTGATAGAGTTGATATCTACAGAATGGTGAGAGCGATTTCCTAAGTATAAACATAGAATATGAACAGGTGGGTCCTCCAGATGTCCAGTTGACATTGATACCCTATAATAGCCAAACAAGTGATTTCTATGTCTAAAATCAGCTGTAAATGTAAACTTCACTTTCAGAGACTCCACCACTGGTTAACATGAATAAAAAACTGTTTTTCCAGAATAGTAGTAGTTCACTATTTATCTTTAAGTACGTCTACATGCAGCACTGATGTCTATTATGACTTAAAAGCTGTGTACTGGTCAATATGGACTAGAGCAGGTTGCAGGTGCACCACTCAGAAGTATGACAACAAGTCTGTCCTTTGGACAATTTGATTGCTGGGTGAACATCCAgggtaaaacatttttttttaacaaaatgtgtGACTAGTGATTAAGCtgttttctaccacaataccctgtgttattcaattCTCAGACCATCAGgtaatcattacagctgttgattaacaatctgtttaaaccacacgtggtataaactctgtacgcatttcgattggctaacacggtgaactttgacccaagctgcaattgttattgacgtcatcaataatccaatgacgtcacatcaccgggtcccggacgtcaccggtacactttatttgcatatgcgaaattatacttggccacgtttccctttgattcaagatgatattattgtggtagaaacaggtcacacgactcgaaattgctggatatggaatttatttcacactcgtaagttattttttaaaagttgcaaaaactcgtgtgaaataaattccatatccaacaaccactcgttgtgtaacctctatatatacactactTCTGAGATAAAACCGCAATGttatatctacaacaataaacacattatatcacAAATCTGTATCTAGGTAATTATTGGGAAAATTGAACAACAATTACACATACTATCAACCTTGGTATACAGGCAAGCATTCAAGGTACAATTTTAGGCCACCATATGTCtattgtgttgttatatgattgtaacatattttgattttaacaacCTACTATTCACTTCACTTACATGTCATTAACTACACGAGACTGTTAACTACACTAACCTGTCATTAACTACCACATATATTGTTAACTACACTAACCTGTCATTAACTGCCACAGATATTAACTACACTAACCTGTTATTAACTATCAAAGTTGATTGTTAACTACATTAACCTGTCATTAACTACCACAGATATTGTTAACTAAATTAACCAGTCATTAACTACCACAGCCTATTGCAAGTGATTACAACTTTGAAATGTCATTACTTCCACAACCTATCATTAACTAAACTTACCTGCCATTAAAAATCACAACATGTGGTTAATTAATTTAACCAATCATTTACTACTTCAACCTAGGGTTAACTAAATTAACCTGTCATATACTACCTCAGCTTATCGTGAACTATATTAACCTGTCATTAACTATCACAGCCTATTGTTAACTTCATTAACTTGTCAATAACTACCTCAGCCTACTGTTAACTATATGAACTTGTCATTAACTACAACAAGTTAACTAcatgtcattgatttgaacaattTGTTGTAAATCACATGTTCTATTACACAAACAAAATTTGGATTTGATATCTGACAAACACTGTTGACTGATAGATTACATTAACTCTGTGATGTctatacaaagaaaataatggAACTAGCAAAATAGATAGCACCTGAATGACAAATATTTGTATCTGGTTGATAtccaaaatcaataaaaaataaataacaatagaACAATCATGTGATACAATCAACATTAATCGTTGGGTGTATAATcatatcaaaatttgaaaaaaaatatttatcacatCATTGACTAACTATATGTTAGCTATACTGAGTGTACTGTATAGGTTCACTTCTAGTAGACAAAAACTCGAACACCATTGGCCAGATTTCATTGGAATATTTCCCGGTGAATTCTGTTAAGATTCCATGTTTCCTACAAAGACATAAAATGATACATGTCAGTGTTATAGTCAAAATTATTCTGAAAAAAGGAATGACAAATCATCGCTAAATCATTACAATCTATACTTTGAGACAGGATACATCACAGTTGTCAGTTTTGCGTAGTGAACCATATTGTCCACTGTTGTCAGTTTTGTGTAGTGAACCATATTGTCCACTGTTGTCAGTTTTGTGTAGTGAACCGTATTGTCCACTGTTGTCAGTTTTGTGTAGTGAACCGTATTGTCCACTGTTGTCAGTTTTGTGTAGTGAACCGTATTGTCCACTGTTGTCAGTTTTGTGTAGTGAACCGTATTGTCCACTGTTGCCAGTTTTGTGTAGTGAACCGTATTGTCCACTGTTGTCTGTATTGTGTAGTGAACCATATTGTCCATAATTTTTTTTGTGTAGGTAACCACGTGTTCCAAAATTGTCTGTATTGTGTAGGAACTGATATTGCCAACAAAATTATATGACACATTGTAACGCATCAGTTTAACAAAGCTTGGATGGTTGATAGGAAAATATAAGAATTGTTAAGAAAAATGAAAGCAGACACTGAGAAATGTGGCAGTAGGTAGGTAGTAACTGAACTGCATTAATGTCAGGTGAAGGTAGCAATCACAACACGATCAGAGTGGGTTCTTCAAATTATTTGGCATCTGTCTGAAAAACCTACTCTGATGCAGTTGTGAATGTCACCTTCACTTGATATTTCTCTACCAATCAATCACCCAGCATACTTCTGAGTATCCAGCAGAAGAGTAAAGAACCCTCAGATTCACCCAAGTACAAACAAAACATTGGCTCTACTCGCCGCACCTTTCTAAATCACATTAAATTATACAAGGAAATTGCTGTTGCAATGCTTATAACTTATGACTATTTCCAAACAAGATGAGCAAGAATCAAATACGACTTTTATGACGGATCATATAATATAAGTGTAAACTAAAATGAAAACTGGGAGAATAGTTGATTTGGtttttatattaaatgataCATCAATAAAATGAATGAACATATTTACATGATGAAATGTAACCTTTACATGATAGTTATCAGTAATTTATAGTAAGAGGTCTGATCAgtgattatatacatatgtacctataAAACTCCAGAACTGGCTGTGTTTGGTTTTGATATATCTGTAGCCTATTCCTGACAGTTTCCTCCTTGTCATCATCTCGCTGGATCAATGTCTCCCCAGTAACATCATCTTTCCCCTGAAATACAAAATTCCAGCATCTAGTTCAAACAGACATACAAAAGGTTTTACAAATTGGAAGATTCATAAAgcatgacatacatgtacaaacttaGACAAAAATGTACCTGGTAACAAGAtactttcattatgtgtgtaaaataacatgaaatACTAACCTGGGTTAAAATGGAGTAATGTGGAACTATGTCAAAGATATGgcaatattttatgatattgtaaatCATAGTATCATTCCCTGCTTTGTTTATGTCATACTTCCTAAACATCTGCCTAAACAGTCATACaaagctacatttgtatcaattttCACTACATTCTTCATGATTCTTGTGatattacaattttggtaaattaAATTCATTATTATGTTGACCTTGGAAGGATTGAATTCACTCACCATAACCTATGGAGGATTGAACTCACTCACCATAACCTTTGGAGGATTGAACTCACTCACCATAACCTTTGGAGGATTGAAATCACTCACCATAACCTTTGGAGGATTGAAATCACTCACCATAACCTTTGGAGGATTGAAATCACTCACCATAACTTTTGGAGGATTGAACTCACTCACCATAACCTTTGGAGGATTGAAATCACTCACCATAACCTTTGGAGGATTGAACTCACTCACCATGACCTTGGGAGAGTTGAATTCACTCACCATAACCTTTGGAGGGTTGAACTCACTCACCATGACCTTGGGAGGGTTGATTTCACTCACCATAACCAGTGGAGGATTGAACTCACTCACCATGACCTTGGGAGGGTTGATTTCACTCACCACAACCTTGCGATGATTGAATTCACTCCTGTAACCTTGGGAGGGTTGAACTCACTCACCATAACCTTTGGAGGATTGAAATCACTCACCATAACTTTTGGAGGATTGAACTCACTCACCATAACCTTTGGAGGATTGAAATCACTCACCATAACCTTTGGAGGATTGAACTCACTCACCATGACCTTGGGAGAGTTGAATTCACTCACCATAACCTTTGGAGGGTTGAACTCACTCACCATGACCTTGGGAGGGTTGATTTCACTCACCATAACCAGTGGAGGATTGAACTCACTCACCATGACCTTGGGAGGGTTGATTTCACTCACCACAACGTTGCGATGATTGAATTCACTCCTGTAACCTTGGGAGGGTTGAACTCACCATAACCTTAGGAGGATTGAATTCACTCACCATAACCTTGGAAGGGTTGAATTCACTCACCATAACCATGGGAGGGTTGAATTCACTCACCATAACCTTTGGAGGATTGAACTCACTCATCATACCGCCAACATAAATATGTTGTGTAATGTTAATTGTTGCATTCCGGAATTCCGGACCCGGACCCGGCTTTATATGTATCATGCTTATTGTACTCTCTTGTAACCTTGGGAGGGTTGAATTCACTCACTATAACCTAGTGAGGGTTGAACTCACCATAACCTAGTGAGGATAAAACTTACCATGACCTTGGGTGGGTTGAACTCTGTGTGATAGATTCTCCCACTAGGAGCATGTGTCCACCTGCCCTTGATTCTATCAATAATCACTTCAAATGGTACGTTGAGATTGAGTACAAGATCCACTGGTTTATCTTTGTACAGGGCTTTAGCTTGAGGCACTGTCCGTGGGAAACCTTGCAACACAGATAAATAATGTATTGGTACTAGTGATGCAGACTATCTctttcattttgatattattattgTTGAAATTACAATGTTACAGAATTAGGATTAGCAGAGATGCCAACATAGAAATCTTAAATTTATTGATTCATTTttctcctgaaaaaatctttcccaattcaccaatttttcttcccaaaatgagacaaaaaggccctttcccaaaccagtgaaaAAAAGCCCTGGATATGCTATTCAGTCATGGTAGATTCACATTTGAAGACTTTGACTGAAACTTATTTACTACTTACACCTGAGGTTGATGCATGTGATAGAGATATATTCACTACCTGTTCACATAGGTATACTCCCTTGTATTTTAAAGGTATCCATGCTATGACAGTGATTCTTAGACTTACCATCCAACATCCAGCTGTCCTCCTTCAACTTGTTTAGTTCATTTAAGATTAATTTAACCATGACATCATCTGGTACAAGTTGGCCTTTGTCAATGAACTGTTTTGCTGTGATGCCAGCACCTATAATAACAATGTTTTCTATATAGAGAAACACATTTTACtggtatcatatacatatagtaCTATCAGACACATACCAGTGGCTGTAATACAGAGGCAGTagatgtacatatatcatattacagacCACTCTCAAATAAAGCAAATTAACAAAGTCCATTTCCATCAATTTAAGGGAAATAATATCATAATGCATATTGTCGCTtttatgaaacattttcttctggtttgtgaatatatttttatatgattgTTGCTATTTTAGTAGTAATACAAGCTTTTCATGTGCGGGTGTGTTATCTGCTATTTGTATGTCTGCTCTTATATGgttaaaaaatatatgtgtCACCGGTACAAGTATGGGGCTAAttaaatacttgtatatatgatttacaaatatgtatgtgtCGTCGAGTTACTTGTATTGTGGAAAGTACCttgtctatttatatatttatagtaacgtcTGTATCTTGTCTGTAGTTCAGGTGGTCGTCTCGTGATTGTCCTTATTTAGTCTTGTTTGTGTCTTATATGTAAATTAGGGTGTGAAAGTGGGGAAAAGCGTGCAAGAGTGAGAGAACGTTAGATAAAACTCCATAACTCGTGCGAATCATCGCAGTTGCCATTTAACCGTTGGCTGAGACATATCCTCCGGGGTCCAGCAACTACTACCTTACGATGTATTATACGACGTGACACTATTTCACCAGACTGCTGAAGTCTTGgaaggtatatatactatacagaatTCGTATTTACCGTGTAAtagatatttattgaatatcaacATGAAGCACGTATTCGTATACACGTAGTATTAGccggtatatattgatatataccgtatatacattgtacttagtCCGGCTGTTTTTATGTTTCAGGGGTTTTTATGTTTGTACGTCAGGAAATGTCTCCGGttactaaataaataaagaacCAGCAGGAATTTGGGAGTTTGTTATTATGTCCCGCATTTTCTTCCTGTGACATATGGTTTAATTAACTAAAAATACTTTATATACGGGTAATTTTTAAAACTAGACATGTTCCTGTGATCTGTGCAGGTATATGCGATCTTACTAGTTTTGTGTATAACCTGAGCCCTCAGTAAGTCTCCACTAGAGAGGTGTTTCATGTTGAAATCTTTGATGATTCGAGCGGAGATTGTACCCTTGCCAGACCCTGGTGGGCCCATTATAATTGCCCTAAGCACTTTCGTGATCATTGTTGATTCGACACCACTCAAATATATAAGAATTATATTCAGACAAATGAAAACTTTAACATTCATTGATTCCTTAAGTAAAAATAAAAGGAACTGTCATTCATCGCCAAAAAG from the Pecten maximus chromosome 4, xPecMax1.1, whole genome shotgun sequence genome contains:
- the LOC117325685 gene encoding GTP:AMP phosphotransferase AK3, mitochondrial-like isoform X2, with amino-acid sequence MVKLILNELNKLKEDSWMLDGFPRTVPQAKALYKDKPVDLVLNLNVPFEVIIDRIKGRWTHAPSGRIYHTEFNPPKVMGKDDVTGETLIQRDDDKEETVRNRLQIYQNQTQPVLEFYRKHGILTEFTGKYSNEIWPMVFEFLSTRSEPIQYTQYS
- the LOC117325685 gene encoding GTP:AMP phosphotransferase AK3, mitochondrial-like isoform X1, which translates into the protein MNVKVFICLNIILIYLSGVESTMITKVLRAIIMGPPGSGKGTISARIIKDFNMKHLSSGDLLRAQVIHKTSAGITAKQFIDKGQLVPDDVMVKLILNELNKLKEDSWMLDGFPRTVPQAKALYKDKPVDLVLNLNVPFEVIIDRIKGRWTHAPSGRIYHTEFNPPKVMGKDDVTGETLIQRDDDKEETVRNRLQIYQNQTQPVLEFYRKHGILTEFTGKYSNEIWPMVFEFLSTRSEPIQYTQYS